One stretch of Micromonospora echinospora DNA includes these proteins:
- a CDS encoding transglycosylase SLT domain-containing protein gives MTRLWSRFGARTAAVALLSVGVAGGFYLGEDRQTQQQGLTAQVGLEVDQAEYAYQRERLSDHRVDSSRQRAAEYQAKLRAAAAAKEAAERAKKAEAAAATRKKEREAAESETKVKPYNGPIPSSCAEYSGNRKIGCAIMLQKGFGIDQFPCLDKLWTKESGWNPKASNSSSGAYGIPQAVPGNKMSSVADDWKTNPATQITWGLGYIKGRYDTPCGAWQKSQSSGWY, from the coding sequence GTGACTCGGCTGTGGAGCCGGTTCGGCGCCCGCACCGCCGCTGTCGCACTGCTCTCCGTGGGCGTGGCCGGCGGCTTCTACCTGGGCGAGGATCGCCAGACCCAGCAGCAGGGCCTGACCGCGCAGGTCGGCCTGGAGGTCGACCAGGCGGAGTACGCGTACCAGCGCGAACGGCTGTCCGACCACCGCGTGGACTCGTCCCGGCAGCGTGCCGCCGAGTACCAGGCGAAGCTGCGTGCCGCCGCGGCGGCGAAGGAAGCCGCCGAGCGGGCCAAGAAGGCCGAGGCGGCCGCCGCCACCCGCAAGAAGGAGCGGGAAGCGGCGGAGAGCGAGACGAAGGTCAAGCCGTACAACGGGCCGATCCCGTCCTCGTGCGCGGAGTACAGCGGCAACCGGAAGATCGGTTGCGCCATCATGCTCCAAAAGGGCTTCGGCATCGACCAGTTCCCCTGCCTGGACAAGCTCTGGACCAAGGAGAGCGGCTGGAACCCGAAGGCTTCCAACAGCTCCTCCGGGGCCTACGGAATCCCGCAGGCGGTGCCGGGCAACAAGATGAGCTCGGTGGCCGACGACTGGAAGACCAACCCGGCGACCCAGATCACGTGGGGTCTCGGCTACATCAAGGGCCGGTACGACACCCCGTGCGGCGCCTGGCAGAAGTCGCAGAGTTCAGGCTGGTA